Proteins from one Acidobacteriota bacterium genomic window:
- a CDS encoding DUF507 family protein, with translation MLFSKEYVAYLGRELTKKLIAGEMIATEDLPGTTARVQQALLDELSVEDRINDEVRVILEQYQDEMNRSGASYQEMFKKVKNELVKKYKAVL, from the coding sequence ATGCTCTTCTCCAAGGAATACGTGGCCTACCTCGGCCGCGAGCTCACCAAAAAGCTCATCGCTGGCGAGATGATCGCCACCGAGGACCTCCCCGGCACGACTGCGCGCGTGCAACAGGCGCTGCTCGACGAGCTCTCCGTCGAAGACCGCATCAACGACGAGGTCCGCGTCATCCTTGAGCAGTATCAGGACGAGATGAACCGCTCCGGCGCCAGCTATCAGGAGATGTTCAAGAAGGTGAAGAACGAGCTGGTGAAAAAGTACAAGGCAGTGCTGTGA
- a CDS encoding DUF507 family protein yields the protein MRLTRDKLNVCARAVSDALKQLDAVEFIEDPNTIRQQTRTYLEDLLRHEARIDKAARAKIESQKRTIAEGTQEWDILYRKYYQEEVKKLGI from the coding sequence ATCCGGCTCACGCGCGACAAGCTCAACGTCTGCGCGCGCGCCGTCTCAGACGCGCTCAAGCAGCTCGACGCCGTCGAGTTCATCGAAGACCCCAACACCATCCGCCAGCAGACCCGGACGTATCTCGAAGACCTGCTCCGCCACGAAGCGCGCATCGACAAGGCCGCCCGCGCCAAGATCGAGAGCCAGAAGCGCACCATCGCCGAAGGCACGCAGGAGTGGGACATCCTGTATCGCAAGTACTACCAGGAAGAAGTCAAGAAGCTCGGGATCTAG
- the recJ gene encoding single-stranded-DNA-specific exonuclease RecJ codes for MRWSVRPFDPAVVSRLTSEVNILPVIARLLAQRGIETPEAAASFLHPKLEDLHSPYLMAGMQRAVERLLAAIERQEKILIYGDYDVDGTTAVVILKTGIELCGGAADYHVPHRIREGYGMKDDVIERAAAEGVRLIISVDTGIRAFDAAETAARLGIDLIVTDHHLPESAQGLVPKAHAVLNPNQPGCEYPCKDLCGAGVAFKLVQALLEKKKAAAERRKLELSFLKMVAIATIADAVPLRGENRVFAKLGLEGLRKAANLGLRALIACAQLDPKQKPLTAADIAFRIAPRLNAAGRMDVAHDVIELFSVRDEARAKELAEKLNRLNADRQQEEARIIAAIYERLDGDAALRESYCIVVDGEDWHRGVIGIAATRVVEKYNRPALVVSKIAGEAHGSGRSIPAFHLLDALEACPELFDRFGGHAHAVGFALPSARVPELRARLDAYARTKLTLADFEPSLLIDAEIDFKDITPALLGSVQQLEPFGMGNREPVFAVRDARIAVPPKILKEKHLKLRVVAGAGARALDLMGWRLAEMLASHDLKAGEAVEIACKLDENTHPDFGGLQLMLCDLRKHSSAVTE; via the coding sequence GTGCGCTGGAGCGTGCGTCCCTTCGACCCTGCTGTCGTCTCCCGTCTTACCTCCGAAGTAAATATCCTTCCGGTGATCGCGCGCCTGCTGGCGCAGCGCGGCATCGAGACGCCGGAAGCCGCGGCGAGCTTTCTCCATCCCAAACTCGAAGACCTGCACTCGCCCTACCTGATGGCGGGGATGCAGCGCGCGGTCGAGCGCTTGCTCGCGGCCATTGAGCGTCAAGAGAAGATACTCATCTACGGCGACTACGACGTGGATGGGACGACTGCCGTCGTCATCCTGAAGACCGGCATCGAGCTGTGTGGTGGCGCGGCCGACTACCACGTGCCGCATCGCATCCGCGAAGGTTACGGGATGAAGGACGACGTGATCGAGCGCGCGGCAGCGGAAGGCGTGCGCCTGATCATCAGCGTGGACACGGGCATCCGCGCCTTCGATGCGGCGGAGACGGCGGCCCGGCTGGGCATCGACCTGATCGTCACGGATCATCATCTGCCGGAGAGCGCGCAAGGGCTGGTCCCGAAAGCGCACGCCGTACTGAATCCGAACCAGCCGGGATGTGAATACCCCTGCAAGGACCTTTGCGGCGCGGGCGTGGCGTTCAAGCTGGTGCAGGCGCTGCTGGAAAAGAAAAAAGCCGCAGCCGAGCGTCGCAAGCTCGAACTCTCATTCCTGAAGATGGTCGCGATCGCGACCATCGCGGACGCAGTCCCACTGCGAGGCGAGAACCGCGTCTTCGCCAAGCTCGGTCTAGAAGGCCTGCGCAAGGCGGCGAACCTGGGATTGCGAGCGCTGATCGCGTGCGCCCAGCTCGATCCGAAGCAGAAGCCGCTGACGGCGGCGGACATCGCCTTCCGCATCGCGCCCCGGCTGAACGCCGCCGGACGCATGGACGTGGCGCACGATGTGATCGAGTTGTTCTCGGTGCGCGATGAAGCGCGCGCGAAAGAACTCGCCGAAAAACTCAACCGGCTCAACGCCGACCGGCAGCAGGAAGAAGCGCGCATCATCGCCGCCATCTACGAGCGTCTGGATGGCGATGCGGCATTGCGCGAGAGCTATTGCATCGTCGTCGACGGCGAAGACTGGCATCGCGGAGTCATAGGGATCGCGGCGACGCGAGTGGTGGAGAAGTACAACCGCCCGGCGCTGGTGGTCTCGAAGATCGCGGGCGAGGCGCACGGTTCGGGCAGGTCGATCCCGGCGTTCCACCTGCTGGATGCGCTGGAGGCTTGTCCGGAGCTGTTCGACCGTTTTGGCGGACACGCGCACGCTGTCGGCTTCGCGCTGCCCAGCGCGCGTGTGCCGGAGTTGCGCGCGCGTCTCGACGCCTATGCGCGGACCAAGCTCACACTCGCCGACTTCGAGCCATCCTTACTGATAGACGCCGAGATCGACTTCAAGGACATCACGCCGGCGCTGCTCGGATCCGTGCAGCAGCTCGAGCCCTTCGGCATGGGGAACCGCGAGCCGGTGTTTGCGGTGCGCGACGCGCGCATCGCGGTGCCACCGAAGATCCTGAAGGAAAAACACTTGAAGTTGCGCGTGGTCGCGGGCGCCGGCGCGCGCGCGCTCGACCTCATGGGATGGCGCCTGGCAGAGATGCTGGCGTCGCATGACTTGAAGGCAGGCGAGGCGGTGGAGATCGCATGCAAGCTGGATGAGAATACGCATCCGGACTTCGGCGGGTTGCAGTTGATGCTGTGTGACCTGCGCAAGCACTCGAGTGCTGTCACGGAATAA